The window gaaCGAGTTTTCCCGCGCTTTTCGACGGTCGCGATTTGAAAACCGGTAACGGGCTCCTTCTGCTGTTTAGAAGGACGTATGTCACCGCAACGGCATACGGCTACATACTGGCGACACACTTTTTTCGAATCCGAAACGATATCGAACGCCTCGCTTACACCTTCACCGCTTTTATCTCACCTGGTGGAACGTGCGAGGGTCGCGCTCCGCGGCAGACTGAAAGGCCGTTTGCCCGATCCCCTCCACGCATCCGTTTCATTCCACTTCCCTTCACCCCTCGGATCCTCCCTACCTACGCTCCTTCCTTTTCCGTGCTACTCGGCGCTACGCGAACCGACGCAGCTCGACGCCTTCTATTCAGGACGGTTCTACCCCTCGACGACGACGCCGGGCCGTCGCGACGCCTCGACGACACGCGACCGCCGCGTTTACTCCTCGAATTACACGTGTGGTGGACGATGAGGAGAATCCTGATCTGCACTCGGTGGATCAAAGTTTTCCACTCTCATTTTCACGGTTATAAACTTTTCGAACGAGACCAAAGACACCTTGTgctagaatttaaaaaaaaaaaaaaaactagctcgaatagaaacttttttcatcacaatGAGAAATTCGGAAGATACAAATGTCGTAGAACTTTACGATATTAATCACTTAATCGGTTTTAAACGATTCGTTCCAACTATATTAAGATCTTACAACTCCACTCGAACATGCGAAATTCTTATGAAAATCCTCCTCTTTTTGTAAATACTTTCACATACCTTACTAATAAAATTAGTATgtattgagtaaaaaattttccaatcgaaatttttctggCCATTTAATGCAgcggatttcttttttttttttttttggacaacACTGATAAACTTTCATGCAATACCTTCTGAAAACCAAATCAATTTGCTTCACaatagtataaaatttttattgattgcagaaaatctgaaactgCTTCGGTCCAGGCAATGTGTATCACCGAATCACGAAAAAGATGCATTCCTGATGTTTTCGTCccgcgaaaaaagaaaattccgaTCCAACTTCAGATCACGTTCTCAATTTCGGCGGAGTATGCGAAGGTATGCAGAGTTTTAATTTTGTGCTCATTCTGAATTCCGTACTACTAACGACTTTACCGCGGAGTTTTGCTGGAATTTGTACCGAGAAGGCATGTCCTTCGAAACTTCACGAgctcttgaattttcgttggGTGACGATCATTTCAGCGCATATCTAGCCAAGTTTTGAATTATACACAATGAAATCGAGGTGATTTgacgtgaaaaatgaaaaaaatcacacccTACGAAGGCTTCGATCGATTCTATTCTCCGTATTTTCCCGTTCGCACCCGCCACTCTAGCAAACGGTGGTGGAAATCGCTTTGATATGCTTCACGCAGAGTGCACCACCGGGGGCTTCGCCGGAACTGTGAGAATCAGCGATAATCTTGTATTCATGAGAGAAGAGCCCCTAACCCGAGTTAGACGGCAATGAATGAAATCCCATGTGGTTCCTTGTTGCCCGTCATACGTGGTTTGCATTATTATGTATTAATGCGTGCAGCGGCAGCGCCTCGGTTTTGTAACTTCAAGTCACCCCAATATCCGGTTGGATTGTGCCTTAAAACACCGTTCGAAAGTTACTGCAGTAATTCTTCGAAACGACACTtccttttcaaataaaataaataaataaataaacaattgaagaaactcaaatttttgaaaattgcgtGACTTTACTCCTCCATCGACTCTTCTACCATGTGTCACAAAACAATAATTGTTGCGGAACCGTCCAacaaacggtttttcacatgCCCTGTTCCGTAGGGTAAATCATATCTCGAGTTtctatgtgtgtatatacctGTGTACAGATTATACGCGCGTCAACTAGTAgagaaatgaatattcaagCTTCCTCGAGTAATACGAACGCCGGTATTTAGCCTAATTGCATTCACAATGGTCGCTATTTCGCAACATAGAATTACTCCGAGTTTAATGGGCACCGTTCAGCGCGACGCCCTCCGAGCTTTTACAACAATGGGTAGCAGTTTACGGTTGGCGTCTTGACTTATAATCATTCTCATACTCCTTATCCGCCCAACGCCGCCTCCTCGTCCCACCCTAACGTAACAATAATCTCCGACAAGACTTACTCTGATTATCCACTTTAATTATTATCTCCGTTCAACTCGCTGCCGGGAGTGCCAAAAAGCTCGCTTCGGCTGCCAAAAAACATTCCTCGAGTTACAAACTTTGCCTTTCTCGAGCTCAAGGCGGATGATAATTACCctactctatttttttttctcctataTACAACGAGAATTATCTGTAATTTGGTACCGCTCCTTAAATACCAGTTTACTcgaagaaaactttttcatttctaaatATCGCATTTATagataaaacgaaaatttttcgcccTGTTTATCCGCAACATTACATACAACAGTGTAAAGCGGATAGGTTGTAGCAAGGCGTGTAAAATCAAACGTGAAATCTTTGTGGTAAAACagtattttgtaaaatgattctacaaattcaaataaatccagaaattgatttaaaattgttaaaaaaaagtcgtcGAAATACTTAAGATGAGAATTCACCGTTTAGCCAAAATCAAGATTTTATTGTTAGATTGATAAAGTTTCTCGTGCATTTGTAATTCAACCCGAGTTTTTCAAACCTCCAACAGCTTGATGAATTGTAGCGACTGCTCCGTTCTGCCCGAAACGCTTTATTATAACTTGTACTTACGCTCAATGTCAGCGAGGGTTGCGCCCTCTTTTCGTGACTTGTTGGATGGAACAGCAAGGAGTCGGCAAGCATGACACATAAATTGAAGAGATGACACATGGTTTCGTATTAACgcattttaataattaaaaatctaattaACTCCGCTTAAATTGTCAGTCCTATTACATTACACATCTGTACAGATTCACATACATTTGATAGCTAACGCTAAAAATGAGGGGTTCgatgcataaaaatttgttgttttcaACTGTATGGAATCAATAGTCAGCGGCGTTGCTGGCCAGATAATCACGACGACCGATGTTCGACGCCTGCTTGTTCTGTATCGCTTCAAGTTTCGGACACTCGGTAATTCTGTGACCCAATCCACCACAGTAACTGCAGCCACGTTCGTCTGAATCGAAAGTAAAGAAAGTAGCGCTGTTTAAAtttgtaggtatatataaacACTATTCTCACATAGtattatatttgatattcTTTTTAACGCACCGAACAACGAATGACTATGCGTACGAAAAACTCACCTCCGAGCTCCAAGTACTTCTCATTTTCGGAACAAAGCTCGAGCAAGAACGGCGGTACTTTCTGTTTCGCTTCCATCAGCAAATGTTTCAGATCCAGCAGGACGGATTCGTCGTTTGCCTTGTTTATGAACGTCGTCGCGATTCCCGTGCGTCCGGATCGACCAGTTCTTCCGATACGATGGactgaagttaaaaaaatgcGAGATCAGAAAACTCCACTTAAATATCCAGATTTGTAATCTTGGATTAAGCATTTTTTTACTCCGACTGCGAGAAACTTACCATAATTTTCGACGTCGTCGGGCATGTCGTAATTAATTACATGCTGCACATCCGCGAAATCGAGACCCTTCGACGCTACATCCGTAGCAACCAAAACGTCCTTTTGCCCGGCGCGGAATGCTTCTACCGACCGCGATCTCTCTTCCTGATCTGTGGAGGAATGGTGAAGCATTTATGGTACAGTGActcttcaaaataaaaaatgaaaataaaaatcgtgaaCAACTagtttcaaaatcaaatatcGACATCCTCTCACCCTTTCCACCATGAATGGCAACGGCCTCGACACCTTTCAAAAGCAGATATTCGTGAATCGCATCGACGTCTTGTTTCTTTTCGGCGAATATCAATACCGGCGGTGTTGTTTTCTGTAGGCATTCGAGTAGGTAAACAATCTTTGCCTCCTGCTTCACATACTCAACTTCTTGAATAACGTTCATCGAAGCTGCGCCGGCTCTTCCTACGTTTATCGTCACCGGTTTTACCAGCGCGGAACGAGCGAAGTTTTGAATCTTCTTAGGCATAGTAGCCGAAAATAGTAGCGTCTGTCTCTGGCCCTAGagcagaagaaaaaatgagtgAATTACTGCAGGGAGTTATAAAACTTGTGGTCATTTTGGTTCTGCGTACCCTGAAGAAAGAGAATATTGTTCGCACGTCTTCCTCAAAGCCCATATCTATCATTCGGTCAGCCTCGTCCATGCAAAGGTATCGACAAACGTTCAGTTTGACCATCTTTTTGTCCAACATGTCCATCAGTCTGCCCGGTGTCGCTACCATTATGTGCACACCCctgttgaattttaaattctgatGACCGTGTTTTTCGAGATTTAATACGGTAACAATGTTCATCGGTATATTTGTCCTTACCTATTTATCACTTCTAGCGATTCGGATACGGGAACTCCGCCAATCGCGAGACAGCTACGAATTTCTGGGCAATTAGCATGTCGTAAAGTCTTTGTGTAATGTTGAATAATGTCGTAAGTCTGTTTGGCCAATTCTCTTGACGGACAAATAATTAATCCTAAAAACACAAGAATGTAGGCTTTAGaaaatcaattacaaattaaGATATACACGTTATTTCACGTTAAAATTTACCATATGGTCCCTCGTTGCGCATGAAAGGCATCGCAGTCTCCTGTTCCAGGCAAAACATAATCAATGGCAGAACAAAAACGAGAGTTTTCCCACTTCCAGTGAACGCAATGCCGATCATATCACGACCAGATAATCTGTAAGACATGAATCGTCATAACCAAATTCATTCAATCTTGATGATACAATTTTGCGTGTTTTGTCTTTAACAGAGTTTGATAAACTCTCACTAACACAGTAGGTATCCCCTGTACTTGAATGGGCGTAGGTTTACTGATGCCTTTGGCTTCAAGACCGTTCAGAATTCCcctgtgaaatttcatttccttgAAGCTCTTTAGTGGCGGTGGTACGTCTTCACCCTCGACGAGGATCCTCAGTTTTCTTCTGACTCTCTCGTGGCGAGCTTCATCGAAACCGAGAACTGTCCTTGGAAGACGCCAACTCGTCTTGATCGGATCGTCGTATTGAATTCCCTTGGCTAACTCAGCAACACCCATCAAAGCCTTGTTCTCAGCCACACTCTCCAagattttttcctcctccttcaGCTGCCTCTCCATGGCGCTTTCCTTTTTTGCTAAAATCAAATCCAAAATGTGGGCACGCACAAATTTGTAATATCGTAATTTTTCTGGATCAGAATCAATGCAATTTACCCTCTGCCAATTTCTTGAGCTCCGTATGCTGATCAAGTAAAGATATGTTGAACTTTCTGCCCCAGACTTGCCCGTCGTCGTCTTCCCCGTcatctttttcattctcacTGCTACTTTTTCCAGCTAAACCGTTTGATCCTTCCTCCTTAAGTTGGCCGAGCCTACCAAGTTTCATAAGCTGCTGCTTCTTGCGCTCTTTTACAGGAATATAAGGCTGGTAATCATCGTCCGATTCAGAATCGCTGTGTTCTTTGGCGCTCCTTCGGGATCTCTGTCATGTTACAATGAGTAAATGAGTATCGAATAAACGTAAGTACACAAAAATGATACGAGTAACACAGTTTTAGATCACAGCACACTGTGGTACAGTTGCATGTAAACTAACAGGTGTACGTTTAGTCTCATTTGATACAACCTGTAAATATGGCTTATTAATAATGAAACAATCACCTTTGGAGGTGAACTTCGATCATTTCGTTCTCCCATCGCCCCCAGGGAATGAAAGTATTCACACTGtagtttgtttatttgattCCACGTTTGAATTTAGATTATCACTACGGAGATAAAGTGCAAACGAAACTGAACGTCAGATGTGAGTTGTGACTGAAAAACATAACCAATAAAGAACATACAGTTATGAAACGCAGGGCGAAAGTAAGTGACTGAATTACCGACGGAATGAACGTGACTCCGAACTGTCACTAACCAAAAATAAGTACCTCGGAAAAACTAAATAACCGAATTGCCGGATGATTTTCCGTTCTCacattgaataattatcaGTAGCAGAGTGatttgaagtgaaaatattcattaagATGAATCATAATTTTCCGGGTGCAAATATTTTCCTAAATGTGAGTTTTACTTTCTTCCGGCAAATTGCAACGAGTGACGTTTCAGTCGGTCAAAAAGAAGTACGTACGGCAAAGTGACAGCTATTTATGGCAGCTGTGTTTACTCTCTATATGCTACAAACACCGCGGTATACATCAGCTGCACAGACAGCTGCTGCAAGATAAAATCGACGGGTTTTGACAGGCTGGCTAGTTGGAGtgaacaaaattgattcgccACACTAAACCGCCATCCCGTGATCGATCGCGGACCGACAGGTCGTCACGAATATTTCGTGCATTTAGTGGAAATTATTTAACCCCTTAACGGCGGGGCGAGTCGATATATCATCCAGCAGTCAGGTTGGGAACTTCAAATaagaaaatcattgaaattatacattaatatcaCGTTCTAACACAAAGTCGATTTTAACTGAAATTTTGCCCGTCCGTAAAATGTTGAAATCTTCCGCGAAGATAACATACACGCACATATCGCAGTTCGAGACTGTATACGAATAACTATTCGAAAAATCTGGCGCAAACTCGGCGTGTAAATAGAATTTTAACGGGCGATGCGAgctgggtgtaaaaaaaaataaaaaatgcgtcatatgagaaataaataaggaaatcgatgtatattatgtaaagTATTTATCAACTGAAACTCTTTCTCCGTTTCCCTTTTGTTTTCGTTCTCTCGTTCGTCaattaacgaaaataaaaaaacatctaTTGCACGGTTGAAAGTTTTTCACCGCAGGCAGCAAGCTCCATCTGTTGCTGCATAGCATGTAGTTTAAAAAGTCAAGACCTGCTGGTTGGTTGGTGATGCGCAGCTGGTGTTGCTGGCTGGCAGGCAGGCTGAGAACTGCAGCGTGTTTTGTAACCTCGATTAATAATCTGGAATTTTGTGTACATAAatacatgaataaataaattagcaGGCGACCTTTGACTGatcaaattaataaataatcaaaatcgttgtgaaataaatcgaaggGAAAGTGCTCAGCGTAACCGTGCCAATTATGACAACAGGGTTcattaatttaacaaaatttgaGGAAAGTATAATTCTCGATTAAACCGAAGTATCGTCGTGGGGAAAActgtagaaattttattatcatacgGAAGAAAGTGAAACtagatagaataaaaaaaaaaaaagacaagaaaattCGCTAATCTGGGAGAGACTGGAAGTATGGAGagttgataataaaaaaaaaaaagtagccTTACCCAAGGAAAGAGAAAGTGCAAAATAGTCGACCTTTCTGACGTCCTTAAAGATTTGGAAAATATGTTGACCACTATTAGAAATAAGGCGCTTAATTTCGCCGATGTCGTTATGAGGGTTCCACCGCTTTTCATTATCGACGAACTGCTCAGGATCGGCCTTGGCTTGCCCGGCGAAAACATAGTCCTTGAAGACGTCAACAATGAATTCAAAGTCGTCAGCGTTCCTGATTCCATTGTTGGTTCGCTGGTTGGCATTACACCCGAGGTCGGTTTGCTCCACCAGCTAAACTTGAGTCAGCACATCTACCAGTCGTACTTACTCACGCTCTTTAAATTCATCTTGTGCTGTTTAGGTAAGGAgccaaagtaaaaaaaacctCATTATCAGTCACCCTTTTACAAACCTGCTATCAATTATTTCCGTTCTATGCACAACCAACGATTAAAACTTGGCTCACTGCTGTAGTTTTTAAAAGCGGTAACTGAAACAGgtcaatgaataaattatgtgGGGCACTTGACTTTGCAAGTCACTTAGAAGGTATTTACTCGCTTAGAAAATTTATGAAGGAGAAGGTCAAATTAAAGGAagtatttttatcaaaatgaGGCATAAAAGAAATGCAAACAGTAGCTATGCAAGTATCAATAACCGTTTCAGTTTTGTTGTACATCACGTTAAATCATTGGATGATTTTAACTACCTTATGTATAGTTGTAGAGAGAATCGTGGAAAGATCGCTTCGCTGCCTCGTCGATTTTTGGCTCTCCTTTCCGTCAACGTTCTATTTCTCTCTATTCCAGCATGCGAGGCAGCACTTTGCGGCATTATGCTGCAAAAGAAACACCTCGTCGTCGTTTACCTCTACCTGATATCGGTCGGTGTGATATTCGTGTCATATTGGTCGAACGTCAGCACCATGAAGGCGGTCATCTGGTACGCCACCGCAAATGAGACAGCGACGAGTATCCTGGACGATGTGCTGTGTCTGGATATACCCAAGGTGCTGAATCCTGACGGACCGGGAGTCGTTGTCATCCGGAACTACATCCTCCAGTGCACTCTCGCCCTTATCTTCTGCTACGTTCACCTTGCTCCGAGATTTTCCATTATACAGAAGTCTCTCGTCTTCAGTTTCATGGCTCCTTCCATATTCGCAGTTCTTCCGATACCTGTGAGTTACgattgagaaattgaaatatggtGTGTTTCGAATAACGGTTGACATTTGGACTAGAATGGTCACCTCGATTTACATTCACTTTCTTCGCCCAATAAGTTTAGCATCAGCCTTGAAACCAttcctgaaaatttatcaacaaaACGAAGATGATCGGTTTGGCATTTCTTTTATCATCTAACAGTtagaaatttcgtttcacaGATTACAGTTCTGAACCATGCTCCAGTCTTCGCAACCCTGCTTCCGCTCGCAGTGTCAAAGTTCGTAATTTGGTACAACTCGGTGGCGATGGGTCGCATCATATACTCAGGTTACCAGCACGCTCGAACGTTTATCAGCAGCTACGGTCTCTCGGCGTTGGTGGAGGCGGAATGGAGTCGGCTGAACGTGCCCTGCGTTCTGCGGATTTTCTGGATCCTCAGAGTGGGCGAGCAAGTTATACAAATAATGGGAAACCACTACGGGGAAGATACGTTCACGTATTACGTGATGGTCAGGACTCTGTTGATAAACGGCTGCGAGACGCTTACAGCTGTTCTAGGAATGACGAGCGTGATATCGTTCATCTGCCACTACATCGGTTGCTTCTTCCAATGGATATTACTTAACGATGACGAGGAGGACAGCAAGAGCATCGGAACGGTGTCGGCGATTCTTTTCTACATCCTGGCTCTCCAAACAGGATTGACCAGTCTGGACAGAGAAATGCGGTTGGTAAGATTGTGCCGAAACTTTTGCCTCCTGTTCACAGCGCTTCTCCACTTTGTTCACAATATAGTCAATCCTCTACTGATGTCGCTGAGCGCGTCGCACAATCCCGCTCTTCACAGGCACTTCCGAGCACTGTTGGTCTGTGCCTTTCTGATTATGTTTCCGGTTTATCTCCTCGTATTGCTGTGGTCGCAATACTCGGTCAGCACTTGGCTGCTCGCTGTCTCGGCTTTTAGCATAGAGGTTATAGTAAAAGTCCTCGTATCGCTGGCGATATACTCGCTGTTCCTTTACGACGCGTGCCGTCACACGTTCTGGGAACAATTGGACGACTACGTTTACTACATACGCGCCTTCGGTAACACCGTGGAATTTGCATTCGGGATCTTTCTGTTCTTCAACGGCCTATGGATCCTCGTGTACGAGTCGGGCGGACTAATAAGAGCAGTCATGATGTGTGTGCACGCCTACTTCAACATATGGTGCGAAGCGAAGGCCGGATGGAGCGTATTCATGAAGAGGAGAACGGCTGTGAACAAGATAAACTCGCTGCCAGAGGCGAGGACCGAGCAGCTTATGCAGCTCGACGACGTTTGCGCTATTTGCTACCAGGAAATGTCAAGCGCTAAAATAACCAGGTGCAATCACTACTTCCACGGCGTTTGTCTAAGGAAGTGGTTGTACGTTCAGGATCGCTGTCCGCTGTGCCATGATATTTTGTACAAAGTTGACAGTCCGCACGACAGCAAAGACAATGTCTCTGCTCTCACTGATCAGGAGAGGCGAAACGAAGATGAAATCGACGAGTTGTACCAGAACCAGGGACTGCAGAGGAACGGATTGCGAAGTCCGAACTATAGACGATACGTTGAACAGCTTAACGAAGACAGGTGAAGCTTAACGTCTAGCTATATtgtgatataattattataaaaaataaattatattgttatttcaTGTTATACAATGGAGTTTCATATTGTCACACTGTGCGAGGGTATCGTTTCAAAGTCCAAGTGTAATTTGACCAAGGCTACTGTTCTTTTCATCCTTCTTTCTTATTGTTTCTTTTactatatttaattttttgttttttttcttcccctctGTTCCGTTCCTCAGAATCAACAATCGATGTGcaagtttattattattattattattattgttgtattgttattaatattattactattattagaCACGTTTCGTATCACACTTTATCATACTTCCGGGTTTAGATAGATGGATAATTCGCCATGTCCATACATTTTAAGCTCTTGTATGTCATACAATCCTACCAaatcgaagaagaaaaaaaatacgaaaaataccgttaaaaatagaaaactagcgacgaaagaaaggaaaacaagaaacgaagaaaatgaaacaatttattatttatgtaactGTAAGGTAGGTAAATAGAGATAATAACgacgatagaaattataggaACTAACTTCCACAtattttatatcatgtatattatgtatattatcatcgtcatcattattattattattattattatatacttatataaaaataataattataatgataacaatttaGAAATCTATCCAATACTTTATTACAAATGTAAGCCGCTATACATGTACGTCAATTATTAATTTGGATTAATTATTCTGTGATCGTATAGTATCGCcttaattatattatgtataacatGAGCTTACATTTCTATACAATTGCTACTTACatgtgtctctctctctctctctcaatccGTAATTTCTCTCGCGGTACTTCCTAAATTAcgaaaatggaatttttctgtaaaaaaagaaaagtttcaacgttttttttttttctatacttttCTTATATCGTAGTaaatattcttgtaggaaCAATACTTACCTCGCTTTACTTTAAAACGCGATTTGCgtctttatttcattcttttttacaCTAAACTAAGACGATAATTagttttcttcctttttacTCATACCAAATCTTCGTCGGTAGCCCatataatgtacgtataaatgATTATTCCTTGATCGATTAACGGGAATGAACCACGAtgttgttggaaaaaaataataatttactttACATGTTACGTTCTACCTACTTGTCATCGATGAATTAATTTACGTATCTAATACAGAATGACCGATGAGGTAAGGAAAGAAAATGCAATGAGTAACGATAAAACGAccaaaaagaagagagaacgAGAAATGTGAAACGAGTGAAACAACACAGTGTGAAATGttaaagacaaaaaaaaaaaaaacaaaaattaaaaccaaTCGAAAAGAAATTCGTACCGCAACACGATACGTATTATTACGTGTGTTTTAATCTCCGTATAAACACACGTTTCACCTGTATTTGTGTATTCATTTAAATACAACAAGTGCAgcaaatatacgtataatgtataatgtgtaaagtttaatttttgatGGGTATtcgtatgtgtatatatatactaagcacaaaaaaaaaaaaaattcaacaccaaaaaaacaaaaatacgagTATTATTAACCGGTGGTTGTAAATAACCAATAGGTATGTATAGACCTttgatttgtttcttttctgttttgtgaatttatatctttcattttcatattatcCAAGTCCCTGATTCGTTCATACCCGAAACAATTATTAACGTATATGCGTTTCATTTCGCGCAAATACCATTGTATACTAAACATAAATACAAACTATAGGTAGTAGTACGTTTATATTCCTGTATACCCATCACGCATACACATAAATATGCTCTATATCGCACCTttcggtaataaaaataataataataatatcatattTTGATAGATATAATTAAGCGAGAAATATAATatcttatatgtataataaacaatatattttataaatgaaCGTCAATGAATCGTAAACCctcttttatatttataaaaatatttcatttgtcCCGAATTatgcaaaatcaaaaaaaaaaaaaaaaaataagaaaccaGCTACCGCGTAATTGACGATATTTAAACAACGGTTTAATTCGCATTATCTTCAAACTGTGAAAGTACTCTCTGTATCgcaaaataattcatcaaaGGTTTCACAAAATTCGTGACTCCGTgaatataaaagtataaaatagtCAATCGATGTGAAACTTTTATGCACGGTTATCTGACGTGTACAGgaaatatgtatttaaaaaaatatctcgaatGCGACCATTTTGTTGTACTTATCTGCGTATTAACATTTGTGCAATACACTTATTATTAACGTGACCGCGGAAGGTGACGtgcaaaattattgcaatttctGTTCATCATCCAAGCTTTAAGCAGGATGTGATGTAACCTGCGCAGTTTGCAACGCCGTTATAACTAATGAATGCAGCAATAGTAATTTTCGTCATGCTGATTTTCCCCGCTCAATCTTTCCACATTAACTATAACGTTCCGCAATTTTTGTCTTGATAGGACAAAgagaaggaaacaaaaaaaaaaactttcaaacaGTGCACGCGCTCTGTTTACGTACGTTTTCCCATATTTGCACCCCAATTTCTAATTTTACTTCTCTTCGACTATCACAGAAAcattaatgaataaatttcatctttgattattgttattacagaAATTGGTTCGTTCGTTGATTGTTTTCATCGCAATAAGATGTTTGTAcgtatgtttgaaattttttgaatcctATAATGTACGCTTTCGAGTAAATTCAATTACAAAAACGATCTATGACTGTCAAAGAATGTTTTTATCAACGTACGGGAAAACTTGGAGCAagtattatacaaatttcgTCAACTTGTGAAATAACGTAGCGAGAATGATTGACAcgattctaaaaaaaaaaccacgaaATGACGGAATTCTTGCCGGTAATAGTGGAAACGTTCGAAACAAAGTACGCGCTGCTTGTTTTCCCGCGTCAGTTTTCAGTTTCCCCGCGTTCAACTCACCGCGCATCGGCGTAACGATCTACTGATCAGTTCGGCGCGCGCCTCTGTCGAGTGTGGTTGTACGTTCGTTCGTCTCTTCTAATTCGAGAAAATCGTGCAGGATAAATTGACGATCCAAGcgcttttcaaattcgacgGATTCACCGATTTGCAGATTCGAGAAATAAGCGATCAAAGGTTagtgtaaaaatttacaatagtAATAAAAGAGAACGAATTTCTAATTCTTTTCTCCCAAAATAGGTTTCTATTTCCTATTTACATGTACGATCGTCATCTTTTCGTATTATTTGCGCTAACATAACATAACAGTGTGACGCACGCACGTGCGTTTTACTGTTCAAATACACGAGTCAAAGCTTCGTTTCTCGTTGATCGAATATTAATCTTTCATgaacaattttacaaaataatttactcGTCAGCAGCTGTTGAGAAATTTCATAAACTGAAACAATGcgttatattttgaaaagagggAAT is drawn from Neodiprion fabricii isolate iyNeoFabr1 chromosome 3, iyNeoFabr1.1, whole genome shotgun sequence and contains these coding sequences:
- the LOC124178975 gene encoding protein TRC8 homolog — protein: MLTTIRNKALNFADVVMRVPPLFIIDELLRIGLGLPGENIVLEDVNNEFKVVSVPDSIVGSLVGITPEVGLLHQLNLSQHIYQSYLLTLFKFILCCLACEAALCGIMLQKKHLVVVYLYLISVGVIFVSYWSNVSTMKAVIWYATANETATSILDDVLCLDIPKVLNPDGPGVVVIRNYILQCTLALIFCYVHLAPRFSIIQKSLVFSFMAPSIFAVLPIPITVLNHAPVFATLLPLAVSKFVIWYNSVAMGRIIYSGYQHARTFISSYGLSALVEAEWSRLNVPCVLRIFWILRVGEQVIQIMGNHYGEDTFTYYVMVRTLLINGCETLTAVLGMTSVISFICHYIGCFFQWILLNDDEEDSKSIGTVSAILFYILALQTGLTSLDREMRLVRLCRNFCLLFTALLHFVHNIVNPLLMSLSASHNPALHRHFRALLVCAFLIMFPVYLLVLLWSQYSVSTWLLAVSAFSIEVIVKVLVSLAIYSLFLYDACRHTFWEQLDDYVYYIRAFGNTVEFAFGIFLFFNGLWILVYESGGLIRAVMMCVHAYFNIWCEAKAGWSVFMKRRTAVNKINSLPEARTEQLMQLDDVCAICYQEMSSAKITRCNHYFHGVCLRKWLYVQDRCPLCHDILYKVDSPHDSKDNVSALTDQERRNEDEIDELYQNQGLQRNGLRSPNYRRYVEQLNEDR
- the LOC124178976 gene encoding ATP-dependent RNA helicase abstrakt isoform X1, which codes for MGERNDRSSPPKRSRRSAKEHSDSESDDDYQPYIPVKERKKQQLMKLGRLGQLKEEGSNGLAGKSSSENEKDDGEDDDGQVWGRKFNISLLDQHTELKKLAEAKKESAMERQLKEEEKILESVAENKALMGVAELAKGIQYDDPIKTSWRLPRTVLGFDEARHERVRRKLRILVEGEDVPPPLKSFKEMKFHRGILNGLEAKGISKPTPIQVQGIPTVLSGRDMIGIAFTGSGKTLVFVLPLIMFCLEQETAMPFMRNEGPYGLIICPSRELAKQTYDIIQHYTKTLRHANCPEIRSCLAIGGVPVSESLEVINRGVHIMVATPGRLMDMLDKKMVKLNVCRYLCMDEADRMIDMGFEEDVRTIFSFFRGQRQTLLFSATMPKKIQNFARSALVKPVTINVGRAGAASMNVIQEVEYVKQEAKIVYLLECLQKTTPPVLIFAEKKQDVDAIHEYLLLKGVEAVAIHGGKDQEERSRSVEAFRAGQKDVLVATDVASKGLDFADVQHVINYDMPDDVENYVHRIGRTGRSGRTGIATTFINKANDESVLLDLKHLLMEAKQKVPPFLLELCSENEKYLELGDERGCSYCGGLGHRITECPKLEAIQNKQASNIGRRDYLASNAADY
- the LOC124178976 gene encoding ATP-dependent RNA helicase abstrakt isoform X2; this translates as MKLGRLGQLKEEGSNGLAGKSSSENEKDDGEDDDGQVWGRKFNISLLDQHTELKKLAEAKKESAMERQLKEEEKILESVAENKALMGVAELAKGIQYDDPIKTSWRLPRTVLGFDEARHERVRRKLRILVEGEDVPPPLKSFKEMKFHRGILNGLEAKGISKPTPIQVQGIPTVLSGRDMIGIAFTGSGKTLVFVLPLIMFCLEQETAMPFMRNEGPYGLIICPSRELAKQTYDIIQHYTKTLRHANCPEIRSCLAIGGVPVSESLEVINRGVHIMVATPGRLMDMLDKKMVKLNVCRYLCMDEADRMIDMGFEEDVRTIFSFFRGQRQTLLFSATMPKKIQNFARSALVKPVTINVGRAGAASMNVIQEVEYVKQEAKIVYLLECLQKTTPPVLIFAEKKQDVDAIHEYLLLKGVEAVAIHGGKDQEERSRSVEAFRAGQKDVLVATDVASKGLDFADVQHVINYDMPDDVENYVHRIGRTGRSGRTGIATTFINKANDESVLLDLKHLLMEAKQKVPPFLLELCSENEKYLELGDERGCSYCGGLGHRITECPKLEAIQNKQASNIGRRDYLASNAADY